CGTGAGGAGGCCGAAGAAGCCACAGGCCGCCACGACGAGGACCACGCCGGGGGTCACACGGGAGGGCCCTTCGGTGTACGGGCCGAGCCGTACCGACTCCACGATCAGTGCCGTGGCCCCGGCCGCGTAGAGGCCGAGCAGACTCGCGGGGCGCAGCAGGAGGCCGCCCGCGATGATCGGCAGCACCAGCGTGGCCGGGGAGCACCACACCGAGTCGACCAGGGTCATGGCCATGAGGACGGGGATGGCGAGCAGCAGTCCGGCGAACGCGATCCAGTCGGAGCCGTCGCCGCGGAAGTAGTCCACGGCGCTTCTGCGCAGAGCGGTGCGGACCCGGTGCCACTGCATCTTCCACCGGGCCGTGAACGTCTCGGCCTTCGCGCGCCGCTCTCGTCCTGCTGCCATTAGTTCGGGACCCTATCCATCGGACCGGCTGCTTGGCACGGGAGGTCCCACTTGTCCCCCGTGCGAGGCTCCACTGAAGGGTTCGTCCCCACAGTGAACGGCACCGGAGGCCAGCGCGCCGCCCACCGGGAGAAATTCACTGGCTCGTCCCGCAATGCCCTGATAGGCATGGCGCATGGGGACTGAACACACGACCGAACCGACCGTGCTGGCGCCGGAGGACTTCGACCGATGGTGGGACGGTGTGGTGCGTGCGTTCGGGGGTGGGCCCGCCTCGTCCGAGGAGCGCGAACTGGACAGGTCCCTCACCGAGTTCGCCCGCACGCTGGCCGTGCGGGACGGGGACGAGATCGTCGGGACGGCGGGCGCGTTCAGCTTCCGGATGACCGTGCCGGGCGGGGCCGTGGTGCCCACCGCCGGTGTGACCATGGTCAGCGTGGCGGCGACGCACCGGCGGCGCGGGGTGCTGACGTCGATGATGCGGCGGCTGCTGGACGACGCGCACGCCAAGGGTGAGCCGCTGGCCGCGCTGCACGCGTCCGAGCCCGCGATCTACGGCCGCTTCGGGTACGGCGCGGCGACCTTGCAGCTCAACGCCGAGATCGACACCGCCCGGGTCACCCTGGCGCTGCCCCACGGCACCGACGAGGTGCGTGTGCGCTATGCGTCGCCCGCCGACGCCCTGAAGGAGTGCGAGGCGGTGTACGCGGCTCTGGTGCCCGGCCGGCCCGGCATGCTGGCCCGGCAGCCCGGCTGGGAGCGGCAGGGGCTGCTCGACCCGGAGAGCGAGCGGGAGGGGGCGTCGGCGCTGCAGTGCGTGGTCGCCGAGCGGGACGGAGAGGTCACCGGGTACACGCGGTTCCGTACCAAGCTGGGCTGGGGGCCGAGCGGGCACGACGGCACGGTGACGCTGGAGGACCTGGCCGCGCTGGACCCCGCGACCGAGGGGGCGCTGTGGCGTTTCCTGTTCGGCATCGACCTGATGTCGACGCTGGCGGTGCGCGGGCGACCGGTCGACGACGCCTGGCAGCACCTGGTCTCCGACATCCGCCGCTGCCGGCCACGCCTGCGGGACGCCGGGTATGTGCGTCTCGTGGACGTGGGTGCGGCTCTGTCGGCGCGCACCTATCTGGCGCCGGTGGACGTCGTGTTCGAGGTGGCGGACGCCTTCTGCCCCCGGAACGAGGGGCGTTGTCGGCTGACCGGCGATGCGAACGGCGCGTCCTGCAAGCGGACGTCCGACGCGGCCGAAGTGTCGCTTTCGGTGCGGGAGTTGGGGGCGGCGTACCTGGGTGGTACGACCCTGCTGTCGCTGGCGGCGGCCGGGCGGGTACGGGAACTGCGGCCCGGGGCGCTGGCGGAGGCGTCGGTGGCGTTCGGCTCACCGGTCGCGCCGTGGCTGTCGCACGGCTTCTAGCCGGCCGCCCCGCCGGTCAGCGCTGCTGGCAGGTGGGGCACCAGAAGAGGTTGCGGGCGGCGAGGCCGGCGGTGCGGATCTCGTCGCCGCAGATGTGGCAGGGCAGGGCGGCACGTCGGTAGACGTACACCTCGCCGCCGTGGTCGTCCACGCGCGGCGGCCGCCCCATCGCCTCCGGGGTGTGTTCGGGGCGCACGGTGTCGATGCGGTTGTTCCGCACGCCCTCGTGCATCAGCGCGACGAGGTCGGACCAGAGGGCGTCCCACTCGGCCGGGGTGACGTCCTTGCCCGCGCGGTAGGGGTCGATGCCGTGCCGGAAGAGAACCTCGGCGCGATAGACGTTGCCCACGCCCGCGACGATCTTCTGGTCCATCAGCAGCGCGGCGATCGTCGTACGGCTGCGGGAGATCCTCCGGTACGCCGCGCTCGGGTCGGCGTCCTCGCGGAGCGGGTCGGGGCCGAGGCGGCCGTGTACGGCGTGCTTCTCCCCCTCCGTGATCAGCGCGCAGGTGGTGGGGCCGCGGAGGTCGACGTAGGCGGTGTCGGTCGCGAGCCGCAGGCGCACGGTGTCGGTCGGCGGTGGTGCGGGGGCGTCACCGAAGCCGACCTTGCCGAAGAGGCCGAGGTGGATGTGGATCCAGTCGGTGTCCCGGAACCGCAGGAAGAGGTGCTTGCCGTGGGCTTCGGTGGCGGTCAGTTCAGCGCGGTCCAGAAGGGCAGCGGCGTCGGAGAACTTGCCCTGGGGGCTGGTGACACGAGGGGCTGCGCCCTGGAACCGCGCGGCGTAATCCTGAGCCAGCCGATGAATGGTGTGCCCTTCCGGCAAGACAAGGTCTCCTTCTCCAACATCTTTCCCACCCGCCAACCCGCCCGCCCACCTCGGTCCGCCGAGGGGCGGGCGCGCCGCATCTTCGGTGGGCCGCAGAGGGCGGCCTGGCCGGCGGAGCCTACGGCTGGGGGTGGTGGGCCGGGATCGGGGGCAGGTCGCCTGTCGTCTCGTAGGCCGACAGCATGTCGATGCGGCGGATGTGCCGCTCGTCACCGGAGAACGGCGTGTTCAGGAAGGTCTCGACGAACTTCGTCGCCTCCTCCGTGCTGTGCATCCGCGCACCCACGGCCACGACATTCGCGTTGTTGTGCTGCCGCCCGAGCGACGCGGTCTCCTCGCTCCAGGCCAGCG
The genomic region above belongs to Streptomyces sp. CG1 and contains:
- a CDS encoding Fpg/Nei family DNA glycosylase, with product MPEGHTIHRLAQDYAARFQGAAPRVTSPQGKFSDAAALLDRAELTATEAHGKHLFLRFRDTDWIHIHLGLFGKVGFGDAPAPPPTDTVRLRLATDTAYVDLRGPTTCALITEGEKHAVHGRLGPDPLREDADPSAAYRRISRSRTTIAALLMDQKIVAGVGNVYRAEVLFRHGIDPYRAGKDVTPAEWDALWSDLVALMHEGVRNNRIDTVRPEHTPEAMGRPPRVDDHGGEVYVYRRAALPCHICGDEIRTAGLAARNLFWCPTCQQR
- a CDS encoding GNAT family N-acetyltransferase, with amino-acid sequence MGTEHTTEPTVLAPEDFDRWWDGVVRAFGGGPASSEERELDRSLTEFARTLAVRDGDEIVGTAGAFSFRMTVPGGAVVPTAGVTMVSVAATHRRRGVLTSMMRRLLDDAHAKGEPLAALHASEPAIYGRFGYGAATLQLNAEIDTARVTLALPHGTDEVRVRYASPADALKECEAVYAALVPGRPGMLARQPGWERQGLLDPESEREGASALQCVVAERDGEVTGYTRFRTKLGWGPSGHDGTVTLEDLAALDPATEGALWRFLFGIDLMSTLAVRGRPVDDAWQHLVSDIRRCRPRLRDAGYVRLVDVGAALSARTYLAPVDVVFEVADAFCPRNEGRCRLTGDANGASCKRTSDAAEVSLSVRELGAAYLGGTTLLSLAAAGRVRELRPGALAEASVAFGSPVAPWLSHGF